ACAATGATTTCATTGGTTGTTAGTGCGCTGGCAGCGTATTCATCCTACGCCATAGCAGTAGATGACACCTCTGGAGTAAGTGAAGAACTCTTCATCAGCCTGCGTACGCAACTGCTATTGGTGATGCGGCATGGTGTTAGCGTGCTTGATTCGCTCGCCTGTATAACTTCTGAGTCCGCAGAATTGAAGTTGATCTACGCACGTATCATTCAACTTACGTTAGATATGCGCACACCGTTGCAAATACGATTGTGTATTACACTCGTTGAATTTCTTGTACGCATTCGACACAAGTTCGCGATCAAAGATTGGACTCTGCTATTACGACGGCTATATAAAATGACGCTACGTGCGGGCGACGCCAGTTTGACAGCAGATCTACATGCGGCACACATAGCCTCAAAAATCCAGGAATACACTTGGCCCGATATTTCGCATCTACGCAATAGCATTGGCAACTTTTACACCAACTCGCCCCATATCACATCTGGTCAATGCGTTTTACAATTAAACTTGCAAAGTCATAGTCCCCTAAAGGTTTTTCTGGATACGCCACAGAAACATTTACTGCATTGGTTGGAGACGCAAGAGTTTCTCAAGTATCACAAGTCTAACGAACAACTTCAGTTGACCTTAATGGATTGCAGTCCAACGCTGTACGGCGAGACGTTGGTTGCGCGTGGCTCTGGCGATATTCAACCAGCAGTAGCCACCCGACTTCGCAAAATGAAAAAGCAGATAGAacagaaattggaaaaaactgcGGGGTTGTCACGTCTGGAATACCTCTGTGCGGCGCATATAAACACGGCGCTTATTTTCGATTCGTTGAAGTTACAGAAAGATATTTTAGCAGTGGAAATAAAATGCCAAGAGGATAATCTGGAAGAGCTGTTGCAACGCAAAGAATTTGCCATGATAACTGTAGCAAATGaggtaaaattaataaagcaaGTTGAAGCGGCATTGGAATGTTTCCGGAAATTCTatgaaaaagtatgaaaaatatctcgtatttcaaaaaaacatatgGTTTGAAAATAATTACTGTCAAATCGTCTTTTTCAGGCGGACACAGAAGCAATTGTCAACAATGAAGTGCATATCGACTGGGAAGCTATCATTACCGATGTGACGTCTTTATCGCTTTACCTCCAACTGTCAGGCTACTTAGATTTAGCCACTGAAGCTTGGATTCTACACTATCGCATCGCAAATACAATCGACGATGAGTACAATTCACTTCGAAGCCTAACATATTTTTGTGAACATAGTGAGTACTTTCTAACATCAGAAAAAGGCATCAATTTAGCCGAAGAAGTCGCGCGTAAAGAAAAATTTCTATTACACGCCACCCAACAACTCCCTACGCTTACCAACAGTTTACAAAATTATGTCCTCATATGCCTCTGCCAAGTAGCGCATTATTATGCCCGAAATGGCCAGCTTAGCTACGCTCAAATTTTGCTTGAGTTAGTGCAGCAAGTGCATGCTGAGTTGCCCAACAAGCAGGGCAAGTATAATGTGGTACTTGGCACTGTTGACATGGTTAAATTTCGTATTTTGTGGAAGCATCTAGATAATGATCAACATCAGATAGATTCACAACTTTCTCAGCGTTGCATGCTACGTGAAATGGAAGGTATTCTGGAACGTTTTCGTggcgattttttcaaactttccaGAAGCGAACTAATGTCGTATACGATATTGTTGTTGAGCGTTATAACACAGGTTGCGGAGTGTGCAGCCAATCGTTTGTGCGATAATTTGGTCAACTCTTATTTCGCTGGGATTTTTAAGATTCTGTTGCAGTCAGGCTCAGCTTTGCGCTTAATACAAATACTAGCCATGTGGGCGTGGATTAATTTGCAAATGGAGTACTTAAAAAAGGCGCAGGTAAGCATTTCGAAAATGCCAATAATGCCGAAAAGGTATTTGGGTCTCATATTCTAATATATTCTCTAAAGATCAAAGTCAAATTGATTGAATACATATTGGGAGTAAAAAGCCTAGAATATCTGCGGCAAATGAGTGAGGAGGCGGCTGCAGAAAAGAAGTTGGCAGTACCGACAAGTAATACAGCGTGGGATTTAATGCATTCGGGCATGGAACCGCTGCGTAAAATGATACCGCTCAATGCAACACCCATTAAAACTGTACGTTTGATAAAGTTAAAATATAAGTttgggggaaaagaaatccacTATTTTCTGGGtatatggctgtagtgatcgaatctcgtaaagtatcgatcaaacaatttaaagtttatgctcgttttcAAGGtggcaattaaaacaaaaaaacattcttttgctgttttttgtttgttccattcagttgtgagttacagggtgttaacaatggaagtcaacgaaGAGAAAATTCAGCATGTttgacagtttttctttgacgaATGCGCAAACGCAAGCCAGGCCGTTGAAATTGAGAATGGAATTTCGTCGATTTCGTTCAAACATttctgatgttaaagaaaacgtcgataatgtcgataaaattacAGGAATAATCCAAGTTGACCGCCATCTAAACCGgcagctaaagatcgaccataaaacagttttaaaccttttgcgcaaaataagaaataaaaataatggatttcttttcccccaaactaatatttataatttgtacTGTAATTTCTAGTAATAgtaaggtttattagaaaatttctcGAAAAATCTTCCCGCCTTATACTCGATTCTCAATCTCATTATTAAACTAACTTATCGTTTCTCTCAGTATTttcatttatagtttttttacatGTTTTGCATTAATTCTTTACAGATGAAAATGTTACTTAGTCCGTCAACGCGAGGAGAAAGCAGTCTCAAACGTTTTCTATGTGTACAAGGCAACGATACGCTTCAACAGTATCAAATTCTTCAATGGTGCTGCTTCATGGTTGGCTGCTTGAATGCAAGACTCTACTTTCTTGCCGATAATCACGACAATCTAGAGGACTTTTATGAAGCTAGTCAGCAATGGCTAGAGGACCACAAGCAAAATACTATTCTACAGATCAGTTTTCAGAACATCCAGCTGCTAAGTTTGCAGCATTATGTTAATTACTTGCGTTTGCATAAGAAATATGAAAAGGCGTTGAGCTGTATTAAATCGGCTCTTGTTAGTTGCACGGATATGAGGGGAAATGTAGACACTGTGTATCAAATAAATCTTCTACTGCAATTACGCGCCACCAAGAGAGAGATGTCTGTAAAGCCAGAGAGTAGGAACTGTGCTGGCTGGCGGCGTGCACTAGCATTCGACGTCTCACCCGATTTGGATGAACCGGAAGGGGAAGGTTTGTTAACATTTACTACGGTGAATGTGGTGCCAGCCAGTGCTCGTAAAAAGGTGACAACACTCGGCTTCGAAATATTTAACGGCAGTGAGAGTACGCCAAAGCACACATCCACACAAGTTGCTGTTGGGGCGCAAGGGGCTAGTGAAACGATAGAGAAACTGGTGCATAATAAAATAGCCATGCAGCCTTTAGCGGCATTATCGAGTGTGAGAAAAATGAGAAAACAATTGGCGGCTGAAGCTGAGTTGCAAACTCCGGCAAAAGCAAGTGCGGTTAACACGAAAACCAACTCAAAATCATTAACTGCACGAAAATTGCGTGCAATCAGAGCAGCAGCAAGTGAAGCGAGCAGCAATACGTCAAATTCTACACCTGAAACAGACACTGACGATATTTTGAATCAATGCCAACGTATCGAATCGGTTGATCTATTGGACAGTGACGATGCCAAAAGCCAGCGAAATGACGTTACAAATACCGTGGTTAACACCCATGCGAAGAAACAAAGCGCTCGCAAAGCTAGTAAACatcgtgaaaatatttttgatatttgtaaaaaaattgaaacgatTGACTTGCTGGAGCATGAGGAGCATACTTTAGTCACAAGTAAGAGTCACACGCCAACATTGAATCCACAAAAGCACAAACCAAACACACCAGAAATCATTGACATATCGGATGACGCTGATGACTTTAAAACGCCAGAGTCCACTTTTTACACACTTACAGCGCCACCAAAAACTGCAAACGCCAAAAAGACCACCAAAAAATCACCTCACACAACCCAAACAAGTCGTAAAAATAAGgaagcaaatacaaataaagcaTCGACGGAAATGAGCACTTGTGCCACGAGTGAGACAGCCACAATAATACCGAATGAACTGCACGTGCAAGTGGTCGAAAAGATCAGAGAAGAGACTAAAACCACTACTACTAAATTGAATACACGCACCAAAACCGAAGTACGAACCCTAAAGGTGATAACGAAGGATACCGAAATTAGAATATCACCCGCACCAAAAACAGCACCAAAGAGCAAAGAGAACACCACCACCAAAGGCAGTACAACTCGTGGGCGTCCGCGGACTACACGCAAAACGCCCAACAA
The sequence above is drawn from the Anastrepha obliqua isolate idAnaObli1 chromosome 4, idAnaObli1_1.0, whole genome shotgun sequence genome and encodes:
- the LOC129244942 gene encoding protein three rows translates to MSVECEAAFKGTHVMAISAMHSVQQQLLALGEDDNKDSDKHRVKLALSILRSICSAAAKPEGKHNRVYCDTLVLVLSKYIKPSIGAKYWSMYLEHVRYLHHLIADKKLFAEAKIICDLVASFPSYLQSEGDYKVVLGMYLQHLLGQHHHTRVNAHLAQEHIACILDALKELFMQMLHCNKKDNFTYPELITDFVQYLVPKRVSTVFNFLASLPANKTQMYDAFFALLKGIRTSEPTKEDVQAHSQRHIEALAVFFQLDVSDRLQQQLALRHLRTCRDMFVFANDKSANYVFSLLYYLVKLVYGLPNPGEFKEIYKDLSGKLITFFDRYGEGLMQERWFTDVPVVIAVLFTHLQQHPSTPFGSFWQHMNSIECYIAHFELILGCIRLAPRIVETKLIKLDCCTSARKHTMISLVVSALAAYSSYAIAVDDTSGVSEELFISLRTQLLLVMRHGVSVLDSLACITSESAELKLIYARIIQLTLDMRTPLQIRLCITLVEFLVRIRHKFAIKDWTLLLRRLYKMTLRAGDASLTADLHAAHIASKIQEYTWPDISHLRNSIGNFYTNSPHITSGQCVLQLNLQSHSPLKVFLDTPQKHLLHWLETQEFLKYHKSNEQLQLTLMDCSPTLYGETLVARGSGDIQPAVATRLRKMKKQIEQKLEKTAGLSRLEYLCAAHINTALIFDSLKLQKDILAVEIKCQEDNLEELLQRKEFAMITVANEVKLIKQVEAALECFRKFYEKADTEAIVNNEVHIDWEAIITDVTSLSLYLQLSGYLDLATEAWILHYRIANTIDDEYNSLRSLTYFCEHSEYFLTSEKGINLAEEVARKEKFLLHATQQLPTLTNSLQNYVLICLCQVAHYYARNGQLSYAQILLELVQQVHAELPNKQGKYNVVLGTVDMVKFRILWKHLDNDQHQIDSQLSQRCMLREMEGILERFRGDFFKLSRSELMSYTILLLSVITQVAECAANRLCDNLVNSYFAGIFKILLQSGSALRLIQILAMWAWINLQMEYLKKAQIKVKLIEYILGVKSLEYLRQMSEEAAAEKKLAVPTSNTAWDLMHSGMEPLRKMIPLNATPIKTMKMLLSPSTRGESSLKRFLCVQGNDTLQQYQILQWCCFMVGCLNARLYFLADNHDNLEDFYEASQQWLEDHKQNTILQISFQNIQLLSLQHYVNYLRLHKKYEKALSCIKSALVSCTDMRGNVDTVYQINLLLQLRATKREMSVKPESRNCAGWRRALAFDVSPDLDEPEGEGLLTFTTVNVVPASARKKVTTLGFEIFNGSESTPKHTSTQVAVGAQGASETIEKLVHNKIAMQPLAALSSVRKMRKQLAAEAELQTPAKASAVNTKTNSKSLTARKLRAIRAAASEASSNTSNSTPETDTDDILNQCQRIESVDLLDSDDAKSQRNDVTNTVVNTHAKKQSARKASKHRENIFDICKKIETIDLLEHEEHTLVTSKSHTPTLNPQKHKPNTPEIIDISDDADDFKTPESTFYTLTAPPKTANAKKTTKKSPHTTQTSRKNKEANTNKASTEMSTCATSETATIIPNELHVQVVEKIREETKTTTTKLNTRTKTEVRTLKVITKDTEIRISPAPKTAPKSKENTTTKGSTTRGRPRTTRKTPNKQSDENVAPPVTVSRTLSRRARQ